In Hoeflea ulvae, one genomic interval encodes:
- a CDS encoding WD40/YVTN/BNR-like repeat-containing protein, which produces MSSSSFSVLVGTTKGAFLISGDGRSEWAVTGPFCDGWPINHVIGDSATGRIWAAGGGDWHGAGVWRSDDGGANWELTRLTRGTMDEWAAGDADFAAMINWSAEPLPFDDTFSQIWSLGFAHGTLYAGTKPASLLASTDGGETWDRVEGLSDHPSAGSWNPGGAGLVLHTIVSDPSDPQKLWVGISAAGVFATEDGGASWERRNRLSNADHCSGHDHPAGPRDGEIGHCVHNMVRAPGTADLLYQQNHHGVWRSVDGGRNWDDITQGLPSTFGFPIRVHPRDPDTIWTLPLNGDSIGRFPPDAAAAVWRSRDGGQSWQDLRKGLPQQSCYFTVLRQAMAGDSRDPAGIYFGTNSGSVFASLDEGDSWEEIARHLPTILAVETLDRL; this is translated from the coding sequence ATGTCTTCAAGCAGTTTTTCGGTTCTTGTCGGCACCACCAAGGGCGCCTTTCTGATTTCCGGTGACGGCCGGAGCGAATGGGCCGTCACCGGACCCTTCTGCGACGGCTGGCCGATCAACCATGTGATCGGCGATTCCGCCACCGGCAGGATCTGGGCCGCAGGCGGTGGTGACTGGCACGGGGCAGGGGTCTGGCGCTCTGACGATGGCGGCGCGAACTGGGAACTCACCCGCCTGACCCGGGGCACGATGGATGAGTGGGCCGCCGGTGACGCGGATTTCGCCGCGATGATCAACTGGAGCGCCGAGCCGCTGCCGTTCGACGACACATTTTCGCAGATCTGGTCGCTGGGCTTTGCCCATGGCACGCTTTATGCGGGCACCAAGCCGGCAAGCCTGCTGGCCAGCACCGACGGCGGCGAGACCTGGGACAGGGTGGAGGGCCTGAGCGATCACCCCTCCGCGGGCAGCTGGAACCCCGGCGGTGCAGGACTGGTGCTGCACACCATCGTCTCCGACCCGTCCGATCCCCAAAAGCTCTGGGTCGGAATCTCCGCCGCAGGGGTCTTTGCCACCGAGGACGGCGGCGCCAGCTGGGAACGCCGCAACCGCCTGTCCAATGCGGACCATTGCAGCGGGCACGATCATCCCGCCGGGCCGCGCGACGGCGAGATCGGCCATTGCGTTCACAACATGGTGCGCGCGCCGGGCACCGCCGATCTGCTCTACCAGCAAAACCACCATGGTGTCTGGCGTTCGGTCGATGGTGGCCGCAACTGGGACGACATCACGCAAGGCCTGCCGTCCACCTTCGGCTTCCCGATCCGGGTGCACCCGCGCGATCCCGACACGATCTGGACCCTGCCGCTTAATGGCGACAGCATCGGCCGGTTTCCGCCCGATGCTGCGGCTGCGGTCTGGCGCTCGCGCGATGGCGGCCAGAGCTGGCAGGACCTGCGTAAAGGCCTGCCGCAGCAAAGCTGCTATTTTACCGTGTTGCGCCAGGCCATGGCCGGCGACAGCCGCGATCCGGCCGGCATCTATTTCGGCACCAACAGCGGCTCGGTGTTTGCAAGCCTTGACGAGGGTGACAGCTGGGAGGAGATCGCCCGGCATCTGCCGACGATCCTGGCGGTCGAGACCCTCGACCGGCTCTGA
- a CDS encoding thymidylate synthase produces the protein MQQYHDLLRLVLDQGSDRDDRTGTGTRSLFGHQMRFDLAAGFPALTTKKLHLRSIIHELLWFLKGDTNIAYLKANGVSIWNEWADENGDLGPVYGAQWRSWPASDGTTIDQIAGVVNQIRSNPSSRRLIVSAWNPAEVDNMALPPCHCLFQFYVADGKLSCQLYQRSADIFLGVPFNIASYALLTMMVAQVTGLEPGDFVHTLGDAHIYKNHFDQARLQLSREPKALPVMRINPDVTDLFAFAYEDFKLEGYDPHPAISAPIAV, from the coding sequence ATGCAGCAGTATCACGACCTTCTTCGCCTTGTTCTCGACCAGGGCTCCGACCGCGATGACCGCACCGGCACCGGCACCCGCAGCCTGTTCGGCCACCAGATGCGCTTTGATCTGGCGGCCGGCTTTCCGGCGCTCACCACCAAGAAGCTGCATCTCAGATCGATCATTCACGAGCTGCTGTGGTTCCTCAAGGGCGACACCAATATCGCCTATCTGAAGGCCAATGGCGTCTCGATCTGGAATGAATGGGCTGACGAGAACGGCGATCTAGGTCCGGTCTACGGCGCGCAATGGCGCTCCTGGCCGGCCTCCGACGGCACCACCATCGACCAGATCGCCGGTGTCGTGAACCAGATCAGATCCAACCCGTCCTCGCGCCGGTTGATCGTCTCCGCCTGGAACCCGGCGGAGGTCGACAACATGGCGCTGCCGCCGTGCCATTGCCTGTTCCAGTTCTATGTTGCCGACGGCAAGCTCTCCTGCCAGCTCTATCAGCGATCCGCCGACATCTTTCTCGGCGTGCCGTTCAACATTGCCTCCTACGCGCTGCTGACCATGATGGTGGCGCAGGTCACCGGTCTTGAGCCGGGCGACTTCGTCCACACGCTGGGTGACGCGCATATCTACAAGAACCATTTCGACCAGGCCCGTCTGCAGCTCTCGCGTGAGCCGAAGGCTTTGCCTGTGATGCGGATCAATCCCGATGTCACCGACCTGTTTGCCTTTGCCTATGAGGATTTCAAACTCGAGGGCTATGACCCGCATCCGGCGATTTCCGCTCCGATCGCGGTGTGA
- a CDS encoding dihydrofolate reductase yields the protein MSDPKIVLVAAHSRNRVIGRDGDMPWRLPSDLRHFKAVTLGTPVIMGRKTFVSIGRPLAGRANIVVSRSGFSADGAESVDSVEAALELARDHARRSGSTRVSVIGGGEIYAQAIGLADELCLTEVDAEIEGDTVFPEIDSTQWQKVSLSEPVQSEKDSHSVRFAVWQRRE from the coding sequence ATGAGTGATCCGAAAATCGTTCTGGTCGCCGCCCATTCCCGCAACCGGGTGATCGGCCGGGATGGCGACATGCCCTGGCGCCTGCCCAGCGATCTCAGGCACTTCAAGGCGGTGACACTGGGAACACCGGTGATCATGGGCCGCAAGACCTTCGTATCCATCGGCCGGCCGCTCGCGGGGCGCGCCAATATCGTGGTCTCGCGCTCCGGATTTTCCGCTGACGGCGCCGAGTCAGTGGACAGCGTCGAGGCCGCGCTGGAGCTTGCCCGCGACCACGCCCGCAGATCCGGCAGCACGCGGGTTTCTGTGATCGGCGGCGGCGAGATCTACGCCCAGGCCATCGGGCTCGCCGATGAGCTGTGCCTCACCGAAGTCGATGCCGAGATCGAGGGCGACACGGTTTTTCCGGAAATTGATTCGACGCAATGGCAAAAGGTCAGCCTGTCGGAACCGGTGCAGTCGGAAAAGGACAGCCATTCCGTCCGCTTTGCCGTCTGGCAGCGGCGGGAGTGA
- the hflK gene encoding FtsH protease activity modulator HflK produces MPWSNQNGGGGGPWGGGGDNNQGPWGKGPQPPRNGGNPPDLEELIRRGQDKLRQVLPGGGGGPGSGGNKAIIGLVILGLVGLWLMQSVYTVQPDERGVELRFGKPKDEVSQPGLHMIFWPFETVELATIVEREMDTGGSSRTGSSDGLMLSGDQNIVDVEFKVLYAVQDPKAFLFNVARPEDTLRQVAESAMREVVGRRPAQDIFRDNREAIAAEVQAIMQTVMDAFPSGIVVNQVSIEDAAPPREVADAFDEVQRAEQDEDRFVEESNQYANQKLGQARGEGAQLREEASAYKDRVVNEATGEAGRFLSVYEEYAKAPDVTRSRLYLETLEKVLGGSDKVIIGQDSGGSGVVPYLPLPEVRKNAGGTN; encoded by the coding sequence ATGCCCTGGAGTAATCAAAACGGAGGCGGCGGCGGTCCATGGGGCGGCGGCGGAGATAACAATCAGGGACCGTGGGGCAAGGGACCTCAGCCGCCACGCAACGGCGGCAACCCGCCCGATCTTGAGGAATTGATCCGGCGCGGCCAGGACAAGCTGCGCCAGGTGCTTCCCGGCGGCGGCGGTGGCCCCGGTTCGGGCGGCAACAAGGCCATCATCGGCCTTGTCATTCTCGGCCTGGTCGGCCTCTGGCTGATGCAGTCTGTCTACACCGTCCAGCCGGATGAACGCGGTGTCGAACTGCGCTTCGGCAAGCCCAAGGATGAAGTGTCCCAGCCCGGCCTTCACATGATCTTCTGGCCATTCGAAACCGTTGAACTCGCAACAATCGTCGAACGCGAAATGGACACCGGCGGGTCTTCCCGCACCGGCTCCAGCGACGGCCTGATGCTCTCGGGCGATCAGAACATCGTCGATGTCGAGTTCAAGGTGCTCTATGCCGTTCAGGACCCCAAGGCGTTCCTGTTCAACGTCGCGCGTCCCGAAGACACGCTGCGCCAGGTTGCCGAAAGCGCCATGCGCGAAGTGGTTGGCCGCCGGCCGGCCCAGGACATTTTCCGCGACAATCGTGAAGCGATCGCCGCCGAGGTGCAGGCCATCATGCAGACGGTGATGGATGCATTCCCGTCCGGCATCGTGGTCAACCAGGTCTCGATCGAAGACGCGGCACCGCCGCGCGAAGTGGCCGATGCCTTTGACGAGGTGCAGCGCGCCGAGCAGGACGAAGACCGTTTTGTCGAGGAGTCCAACCAGTACGCCAACCAGAAACTCGGTCAGGCCCGCGGTGAAGGCGCCCAGCTTCGCGAAGAAGCCTCCGCCTACAAGGACCGCGTCGTCAACGAGGCGACCGGTGAAGCCGGCCGTTTCCTGTCGGTCTATGAGGAATATGCCAAGGCGCCGGACGTGACACGGTCGCGTCTCTATCTCGAAACCCTTGAAAAGGTCCTCGGCGGATCCGACAAGGTCATCATCGGCCAGGATAGCGGCGGCTCCGGAGTGGTGCCTTATCTGCCTTTGCCTGAAGTCCGCAAGAATGCCGGAGGCACCAACTAA
- the hflC gene encoding protease modulator HflC: MGNRLPIIIGLLAVIAFIVWSSLFVVNERQQAIVVRFGEIQDVKTEPGLYFKLPFAFIDADTVQYVEDRALRFDLENIRVQVSGGKFYEVDAFVLYKITDARRFRQTVSGDLVAAESRLRTRLNSALRTVYGLRGFEAALSEERTSMMREVRDQLRPEATSLGLQIDDVRIRRTDLTQEVSQQTFERMKAERLAEAELIRARGNEAAQRIRAIADRQVVEIVSEAARDSELIRGEGDGERNRIFAEAFSKDSEFFEFYRSMNAYSEALADSGTTMVLSPTSEFFRYFNNSAAAISAEPAPAATAAPATPAAAAVPAN; this comes from the coding sequence ATGGGTAATCGTCTTCCAATCATCATCGGTCTTCTGGCCGTCATCGCCTTCATCGTCTGGTCGTCTCTGTTTGTCGTCAATGAACGTCAGCAGGCCATTGTCGTCCGTTTCGGTGAAATCCAGGACGTGAAGACCGAGCCCGGTCTCTACTTCAAGCTTCCCTTTGCCTTCATCGACGCCGACACGGTGCAATATGTCGAGGACCGGGCCTTGCGCTTTGACCTCGAAAACATCCGTGTGCAGGTTTCGGGCGGCAAGTTCTACGAAGTCGATGCCTTCGTGCTCTACAAGATCACCGATGCACGCCGCTTCCGTCAGACTGTCTCGGGCGATCTGGTCGCAGCCGAATCCCGGCTCCGCACCCGTCTGAACTCGGCCCTGCGTACCGTATACGGTCTGCGCGGCTTTGAGGCAGCACTTTCGGAAGAACGCACATCGATGATGCGTGAAGTGCGCGATCAGCTTCGTCCCGAAGCCACATCGCTCGGCTTGCAGATCGACGACGTGCGTATCCGCCGGACCGACCTCACCCAGGAAGTCTCTCAGCAGACATTCGAACGGATGAAGGCCGAACGTCTGGCCGAAGCCGAACTGATCCGTGCACGAGGCAACGAAGCAGCCCAGCGTATTCGCGCTATCGCCGACCGTCAGGTTGTCGAGATCGTGTCTGAAGCTGCGCGTGATTCCGAGCTGATCCGGGGTGAGGGCGATGGTGAACGTAACCGCATCTTCGCCGAAGCGTTCTCCAAGGACTCGGAATTCTTCGAATTCTACCGTTCGATGAACGCCTACAGCGAAGCGCTGGCCGACAGCGGCACCACCATGGTGCTGTCGCCGACGTCAGAGTTCTTCCGCTATTTCAACAACAGTGCCGCCGCAATTTCCGCGGAACCCGCTCCGGCGGCAACCGCGGCACCGGCAACACCGGCAGCCGCGGCTGTTCCGGCCAACTGA
- a CDS encoding DUF2065 domain-containing protein — protein MSTIFLAVGLVLVVEGLAYALAPSFIRRMAEELPKLADEYLRIFGVAALAVGVGLVYLAQHL, from the coding sequence GTGAGCACGATCTTTCTGGCTGTCGGACTTGTACTGGTTGTGGAGGGGCTGGCCTATGCGCTGGCCCCTTCCTTTATCCGCCGCATGGCGGAGGAACTGCCCAAGCTCGCGGATGAATATCTGCGCATCTTCGGGGTCGCCGCACTGGCGGTCGGCGTCGGGCTGGTCTATCTGGCGCAGCATCTCTAG
- a CDS encoding DegQ family serine endoprotease has protein sequence MRTIRFRSVRMAFAAAIMLASPTVVVPSYAQTNPGPASVADLAEGLLDAVVNISTSQNVDSGLSRPRLQAPDGSPFQDFFDEYFGDRQQGVPRNRKVSSLGSGFVIDGENGIIVTNNHVIEGADEIEVNFADGSKLAAELVGADSKTDLAVLKVKPVTPLTEVPLGDSSTMRIGDWVMAIGNPFGLGGTVTVGIISARGRDINSGPYDNFIQTDAAINRGNSGGPLFNMNGEVIGINTAIISPSGGSIGIGFAVPTELALNVINQLREFGETRRGWLGVRIQPVTEDIAESLGMDEARGALVAGIIRGGPVDDGSIEAGDVIIRFDGKDIDAMRDLPRVVAESPVGNAVDVVVIRKGEEQTVKVTLGRLEDGEQLASAEVEGDDLPDAAAPVVTLGMTLAELSDDIRQEYGIAEDVEGVVITEVDPNSAAAEKRIEPGDVIAEIAQEEVTTPEDVIERIAALKQDGRRNALLMLAGRTGELRFVTVRMD, from the coding sequence ATGAGAACTATTCGCTTTCGCTCTGTCAGAATGGCGTTCGCCGCAGCCATAATGCTGGCTTCACCCACGGTGGTCGTGCCATCATATGCCCAGACGAATCCGGGTCCGGCCTCGGTGGCGGATCTGGCCGAGGGGCTGCTCGATGCGGTGGTCAATATCTCGACATCGCAGAATGTCGACAGCGGCCTGTCCAGACCGCGCCTGCAGGCGCCGGACGGCTCGCCCTTCCAGGATTTTTTCGACGAGTATTTCGGTGACCGGCAGCAGGGTGTTCCGCGCAACCGCAAGGTTTCCTCGCTGGGCTCCGGCTTTGTCATTGATGGCGAAAACGGCATCATCGTCACCAACAATCACGTGATTGAAGGCGCCGACGAGATCGAAGTCAATTTTGCCGACGGATCCAAGCTGGCTGCCGAACTGGTCGGCGCCGATTCCAAGACCGATCTGGCCGTGCTCAAGGTCAAGCCGGTCACCCCGCTCACCGAGGTTCCGCTGGGCGATTCCAGCACCATGCGTATCGGCGACTGGGTGATGGCCATCGGCAACCCGTTCGGGCTTGGCGGCACGGTCACCGTCGGCATCATCTCGGCGCGCGGCCGTGACATCAATTCCGGCCCCTATGACAATTTCATCCAGACCGACGCCGCCATCAACCGCGGCAATTCCGGCGGTCCGCTGTTCAACATGAATGGCGAGGTCATCGGCATCAACACCGCGATCATTTCGCCCTCGGGCGGCTCCATCGGCATCGGCTTTGCGGTCCCGACGGAACTTGCCCTCAATGTCATCAACCAGCTGCGTGAATTCGGCGAGACCCGGCGCGGCTGGCTCGGCGTCCGGATCCAGCCGGTGACCGAGGACATCGCCGAAAGCCTCGGCATGGATGAAGCCAGGGGCGCGCTTGTTGCCGGCATCATTCGCGGCGGCCCGGTCGATGACGGCTCGATCGAGGCCGGTGACGTGATCATCCGCTTTGACGGCAAGGACATTGACGCCATGCGCGACCTTCCGCGTGTGGTGGCCGAAAGCCCGGTCGGCAACGCCGTCGACGTGGTGGTGATCCGCAAGGGCGAGGAACAGACGGTCAAGGTGACCCTGGGCCGGCTTGAGGACGGTGAGCAACTGGCCAGCGCCGAGGTCGAAGGCGATGACCTGCCGGATGCGGCCGCGCCGGTGGTGACGCTCGGGATGACGCTGGCCGAGCTCAGCGACGACATCCGCCAGGAATACGGCATCGCCGAGGATGTGGAAGGCGTGGTCATCACCGAGGTCGATCCTAATTCCGCCGCTGCCGAAAAGCGCATCGAACCCGGCGACGTCATTGCCGAGATCGCCCAGGAAGAGGTGACGACACCCGAAGATGTCATAGAGCGAATCGCCGCCCTGAAGCAGGACGGCCGCCGCAACGCATTGCTGATGCTGGCCGGACGCACCGGCGAACTACGCTTCGTCACCGTGCGCATGGACTGA
- a CDS encoding GNAT family N-acetyltransferase, whose translation MKIGASLITARQRLRHWQDTEADRSFFHRVNSEEEMLKFFPFRRSRAEADEVFDRLRAQAESNGLGWVLAEDRSSGKPIGFTGLAKIRDEDEQAICPGVEIGWRYVPEAWGKGLASEAARALLAHGFDEIGLDHISAFAVTSNQPSIAVMRRIGMSARPDLDFDHPGVPDDMPHLKRHVIYQMRATDPRP comes from the coding sequence ATGAAGATCGGCGCGTCCCTTATCACCGCGCGTCAGCGTCTACGGCACTGGCAAGACACCGAAGCGGATCGCAGCTTCTTTCACCGGGTCAATTCCGAAGAGGAAATGCTGAAATTCTTCCCGTTTCGCCGCAGCCGTGCGGAAGCGGACGAGGTCTTCGACAGATTGCGCGCCCAGGCCGAAAGCAATGGCCTGGGCTGGGTGCTCGCCGAGGATCGTTCCTCCGGCAAACCAATCGGCTTTACCGGGCTTGCGAAAATCCGCGACGAGGACGAGCAGGCAATCTGCCCCGGAGTCGAGATTGGCTGGCGTTATGTGCCGGAAGCCTGGGGCAAGGGATTGGCCAGCGAAGCCGCGCGTGCACTGCTGGCGCACGGATTTGACGAGATCGGGCTTGACCACATCTCGGCCTTTGCAGTGACCAGCAACCAGCCGTCCATTGCGGTGATGCGGCGGATCGGCATGAGCGCACGGCCTGATCTGGATTTTGATCATCCCGGCGTGCCCGATGACATGCCGCACCTCAAACGCCACGTCATCTACCAGATGCGGGCCACCGATCCACGTCCCTGA
- the miaA gene encoding tRNA (adenosine(37)-N6)-dimethylallyltransferase MiaA, producing MKQILRRQDISAILIAGPTASGKSALALQMAREHGGEVVNADSMQVYGVLDRLTARPDAHDLGQAPHHLYGHVPPVTAYSTGLWLDQATQAIAGIRARGALPVVVGGTGLYFRALTGGLSDMPAIPEPVRTELRARLESEGVEALHAELARLDPEMGARLRPADRQRILRALEVVTATGQSITAFQGRGGATIVDPQTAHCIVIDPDRAVLHDRINRRFSKMVEEGALDEVRALLALDIPPQHPAMKAIGVSQLAEYLAGHLSLDQAVELASTATRQYAKRQMTWFRNQLDAQWERVQS from the coding sequence ATGAAACAAATACTCCGGCGACAAGATATCTCGGCGATCCTGATAGCCGGGCCAACGGCCAGCGGCAAGTCCGCACTGGCACTGCAGATGGCGCGCGAGCATGGCGGCGAGGTCGTCAATGCCGATTCCATGCAGGTCTATGGCGTGCTCGACCGCCTGACGGCGCGGCCCGATGCCCATGATCTGGGCCAGGCGCCGCACCATCTTTACGGGCATGTGCCGCCGGTCACGGCCTATTCGACCGGGCTTTGGCTTGATCAGGCGACGCAGGCCATTGCCGGCATCCGCGCCCGCGGCGCGCTGCCCGTGGTGGTCGGCGGCACCGGGTTGTATTTCCGCGCGCTCACCGGCGGGCTTTCCGACATGCCGGCGATCCCCGAGCCGGTCAGAACCGAATTGCGCGCCCGGCTGGAGAGCGAAGGGGTCGAGGCCCTGCATGCCGAACTTGCCCGGCTGGATCCGGAGATGGGCGCGAGATTGCGGCCCGCCGACCGGCAGCGGATCCTGCGCGCGCTCGAGGTGGTGACCGCGACCGGACAGTCGATCACTGCGTTTCAGGGCCGTGGCGGCGCCACCATCGTCGATCCGCAGACCGCGCATTGCATCGTCATTGATCCCGACCGGGCCGTTCTGCACGACCGGATCAACCGGCGTTTTTCAAAGATGGTGGAGGAGGGGGCTCTCGACGAGGTCCGCGCTCTGCTGGCGCTCGACATTCCGCCGCAGCACCCGGCGATGAAGGCCATCGGCGTGAGCCAGCTTGCAGAATACCTGGCCGGACACCTTTCGCTTGATCAGGCTGTCGAACTGGCAAGTACAGCCACGCGGCAATATGCCAAACGACAGATGACCTGGTTTCGAAACCAGCTCGACGCGCAGTGGGAGAGAGTACAGTCCTGA
- a CDS encoding GGDEF domain-containing protein: MRYHKAELFFFLLMGFVGLGGVFSWAAFSAASGGVVIGGIATSASFAFMALVLAIVSLACGLFLIYPVMSRSLRERGKFQEMTESLSVRSLSLEHAAVTDGLTGMYNRRYFDDALSEYLAAFGRIEKPIGMVILDLDHFKTINDTHGHDVGDEVLRQVAECLQVFTRYHDVLARLGGEEFAILSPNITERQLFNLSDRIRQAIAELKIKNGNVMLKVTVSAGLAIWDGTETGEALYRRADRQLYEAKRKGRNRVCAA, encoded by the coding sequence ATGCGCTATCACAAGGCCGAGCTGTTTTTCTTTCTGCTGATGGGCTTTGTCGGTCTCGGCGGCGTGTTTTCGTGGGCGGCGTTTTCCGCGGCCTCCGGTGGCGTCGTGATCGGCGGAATTGCCACCTCGGCAAGTTTCGCCTTCATGGCGCTGGTGCTGGCCATTGTCTCGCTCGCCTGTGGCCTGTTCCTGATCTATCCGGTCATGTCACGCAGCCTGCGCGAACGCGGCAAATTCCAGGAGATGACCGAATCCCTGTCGGTCCGGTCGCTGTCGCTCGAGCATGCCGCCGTCACGGACGGCCTCACCGGCATGTATAATCGCCGCTATTTCGATGATGCGCTGAGCGAATATCTGGCGGCTTTCGGGCGGATCGAGAAGCCGATCGGCATGGTCATTCTCGATCTCGATCATTTCAAGACCATAAATGACACCCATGGCCACGATGTCGGCGACGAGGTTCTGCGCCAGGTCGCCGAATGCCTGCAGGTCTTTACCCGCTATCATGACGTCCTGGCCCGGCTCGGCGGCGAGGAATTCGCCATCCTGTCCCCCAACATCACCGAGCGCCAGCTTTTCAATCTGTCCGACCGGATCCGCCAGGCGATCGCCGAACTCAAGATCAAGAACGGCAATGTCATGCTCAAAGTCACCGTCAGCGCCGGACTGGCGATCTGGGACGGAACCGAAACCGGTGAAGCGCTCTATCGCCGCGCCGACCGGCAGCTTTACGAAGCCAAGCGCAAGGGCCGCAACCGGGTCTGCGCCGCCTGA
- a CDS encoding ATP-binding protein has product MDNRMTVSSPDVDNEAERRGSFAPGNRLMGRVIGCSGSKATISALAGKDGNGLAELWSVGRLISISVGENRVAALVCSMTTEPAAWSETTDNVMHIEVELVGEIRPGDEEGKTQFSAGISRYPYIGAVAHRMRSSDLAVIYDPGVNETAVIGRLTQDTSLGALIHVPSLLSRHFAVVGSTGVGKTTAVTLLLHKALQADPSLRVLILDPHNEFAAAFPTQSVVIDTDTLDLPFWLFRLEEFTEVLFRGRPPIAEEVDVLRDLIPDAKRMFKGSNDPGLVRRAPEKSSLTADTPVPYRVADLLALVDERIGKLEGRAEKPHLRSLKGRIQAAVNDPRYGFMFSSNTIHDTILTTISHIFRIPGDGKPVSTFQLSGIPSEVVNSVASILCRMAFEIALWSAGGVRILVVCEEAHRYVPADKDLGFFPTRQAISRIAKEGRKYGVSLGVITQRPGELDPTILSQCSTVFAMRLSNDNDQDIIRSAIPNSNASTMSFLSSIGNGEAIAFGEAVAVPMRMVFERVSEDVLPRANSGLEPVHRGDPNTVDLGKIVMRMRHIDEGTPAEAQPSRAFAPQSPSIVPPGPRVHAPLAQRDSEYPAPAPAAAPAVSSARDYGSYDAPAEAPSTRHELSSIRSSLLKKPLSSILKS; this is encoded by the coding sequence ATGGATAACCGGATGACTGTATCGAGCCCTGACGTTGACAACGAAGCTGAGCGTCGCGGCTCGTTTGCACCCGGAAACCGCCTGATGGGCCGTGTCATCGGCTGCTCCGGTTCGAAGGCCACGATCAGCGCACTGGCCGGCAAGGACGGCAACGGGCTTGCCGAATTGTGGTCCGTCGGCCGGCTGATTTCCATCAGTGTCGGCGAAAACCGGGTTGCGGCACTGGTCTGCTCGATGACGACGGAACCTGCCGCCTGGTCGGAAACCACAGACAATGTGATGCATATCGAGGTGGAACTGGTCGGTGAAATCCGTCCGGGCGACGAAGAGGGCAAGACCCAATTCAGCGCCGGCATTTCGCGCTACCCCTATATCGGCGCCGTGGCCCACCGCATGCGCTCCTCCGACCTTGCGGTGATCTATGATCCGGGCGTCAACGAAACCGCGGTCATCGGCCGGCTGACCCAGGATACTTCGCTGGGTGCACTGATCCACGTGCCGTCGCTGTTGTCGCGGCATTTCGCCGTGGTCGGCAGCACCGGCGTGGGCAAGACCACGGCGGTCACGCTGCTGCTGCACAAGGCGCTGCAGGCGGACCCGTCATTGCGCGTGCTGATCCTTGATCCGCACAATGAATTCGCCGCAGCCTTCCCGACGCAGTCGGTAGTCATCGACACCGACACGCTGGATCTGCCGTTCTGGCTGTTCCGGCTGGAGGAATTCACCGAGGTGCTGTTCCGCGGCCGACCGCCGATCGCCGAGGAAGTCGACGTGCTGCGCGACCTGATCCCGGACGCCAAGCGGATGTTCAAGGGCAGCAACGATCCCGGCCTTGTCCGCCGCGCGCCGGAGAAATCCTCGCTGACCGCGGACACGCCCGTGCCCTACAGGGTGGCGGATCTGCTGGCGCTGGTCGACGAGCGCATCGGCAAGCTCGAAGGCCGCGCCGAAAAACCGCATCTGCGTTCGCTCAAGGGGCGGATCCAGGCGGCGGTCAATGATCCGCGCTACGGTTTCATGTTCTCGTCCAACACCATTCACGACACGATCCTGACCACGATCAGCCACATCTTCCGGATTCCGGGCGACGGCAAGCCGGTCTCCACGTTCCAGTTGTCGGGCATCCCCTCCGAGGTGGTCAATTCGGTGGCATCGATCCTGTGCCGCATGGCCTTCGAGATTGCGCTGTGGAGTGCCGGCGGCGTGCGCATACTGGTGGTCTGCGAAGAGGCGCACCGCTATGTTCCTGCCGACAAGGATCTCGGGTTCTTTCCGACCCGGCAGGCGATTTCGCGCATTGCCAAGGAAGGCCGCAAATACGGCGTCAGCCTCGGCGTTATCACCCAGCGCCCGGGCGAACTCGATCCGACCATCCTGTCCCAGTGCTCGACGGTTTTCGCCATGCGGCTGTCCAACGACAATGACCAGGACATCATCCGTTCGGCCATTCCCAATTCCAATGCCTCGACCATGAGTTTCCTCTCATCGATCGGCAATGGCGAGGCCATCGCCTTTGGCGAGGCCGTGGCCGTGCCGATGCGCATGGTGTTCGAGCGGGTCTCCGAAGACGTCCTGCCGCGCGCAAATTCCGGGCTGGAACCGGTTCATCGGGGCGACCCGAATACGGTCGATCTGGGCAAGATCGTCATGCGCATGCGCCATATCGACGAGGGCACGCCGGCGGAAGCACAGCCGTCAAGAGCCTTTGCACCGCAGTCACCCTCGATCGTGCCGCCCGGCCCGAGAGTTCACGCCCCGCTGGCACAGCGCGACAGCGAATACCCGGCCCCTGCCCCAGCCGCCGCGCCGGCGGTGAGTTCGGCACGGGATTACGGCAGCTATGACGCCCCTGCCGAGGCGCCTTCGACACGGCACGAACTCAGCTCGATCCGCTCGAGCCTTCTGAAAAAGCCGCTGTCCTCGATCCTGAAATCCTGA